In Stanieria sp. NIES-3757, the DNA window CACTAGTTTCTAGTATTTTCAGTAAATTCTTACTCTGTTCGTCCAGATCTGGAATTTTTAACGGTAGCAGTTGAGATACTGCCAGCATTGGGGTGAGAATATTGTTGAAATCGTGGGCAATACCACTAGCAAGAGTGCCAAGACTTTCCAACCGTTGAGCGCGGAAAAACTGCATTTCGAGTTGTTTTTTTTCCGTAATGTCAGTATTGACGACGAGGAGTGCGGTTGGTTGTCCTTCATCGTCGCGTACCAGCGTCCAGCGACTAGAAACGATGATTTCTTGACCAGATTTAGTCACTTGGTGCAGTTCATTCTGCCAAGAGCCAGTTTCAGTCAAACTTGCATAAATTTCTGGAATTTGCTTGATAATTGCTTGATTTCGATACAAAAGATCGTTAGCATTCTTACCGATCGCTTCGGAGGCTTTCCATCCATATAAACGTTCCGCTCCTTTGTTCCAAAATCGGATTTTATTATTCAAATCACGCACGAGTATGGCATCAGTTGTAATATCGAGTAGTGCAGCTTGTTGAAAAATTTTCTGTTGTGCCTGTTTATGTTCGCTCAGATCGAGGACAAAACTGACCGCATTTTGAGAGCCTTCCAAAAGGGCACTCCCAATCATTACGGGTATACGACTACCATCTTGGCAAATAAATTCTTTCTCAAAAGGATTACAAATGCCTGAGTTGAGCAATTGATTGATCGCAGCTCGATCTAAATGTTTGTATTCTGAGGGAGTCATTTCATCCCAACGTAAAGAACCCACTTGTAGCGCAGTGCGATCGTAGCCCACCATCTTGAGAAAGGCATCATTGGCTTCGGTAATCTTGCCTTTGAGATTTGAACAAATAATACCAATAATATTAGATTCGACTAATCTTCTGAACCGAGCTTCGCTCTGTTGTAGTGCCTTAAAAGCTTGCTCTCTTTCTTCTTGTGCTTGTTTGCGTTTTTCAATTTCTTGTTGCAGGTGGGTATTTTGTTCTGTTAATCGTTTGGTTAGGTTTTGGAGACGGAGATGGATGTTAACACGGGCTAATACTTCTTCATGCTCTAAAGGCTTAGTTATATAATCCACTGCGCCGAGATTCAACCCTTTAACCCTGTCCATGCGATCGCTGAGGGCAGTCATAAAAATGATGGGAATATCTTGAGTAGCTTGCTTCATTTTCAAGCGACGGCAAGTTTCAAAACCGTCCATTTCAGGCATGAGTATATCTAGTAAAATCAAGTCTGGTGGAGCATACTCCGCCATCTCAATGGCACTTTCTCCTTCCTCTGAAACCACAACTTTGAAGCCAGAATTTTCTAATAAATCAAGCAGTATTTCTAAATTAGTGGGAGTATCATCAACGATTAAAATGACACTCTGGTCAGAAGTAGTATTACTCATTCCTGTCTCTATAATTGTTTTAAAAATTCCCGAATTTGTTTTCCTTTAAAATCTTTGGCAAGTTTACGAATATGAGTAGCAAACGGCATCCATTGCCGGTCTAATTCTTCAAGTTGATTGACTCGTGTAATGATGCCTCTAAGATCGCCTCTCATCGCCAAATCTAGTAAAACAGCTATCTCCTCAGTTGAGGGAATCGGGAAAGTAGTGACATCAGAGGCAAGAATTTCTTTTTCTTTATGCTTATTTTCTCGGTCTTGTTCCTCATCTTCATAAATCCATTCTAATCCCAAATAAATTTGTAGTTTTTCTAAAAGCTCTTCTTCCCAGAATGGTTTTGGTAGAAAATCATTACAGCCAACCGCCAAACTTTGTTTGCGATCAAAATTTAAGACACTAGCCGAAATAGCTACGATCGCCAGATCAGCAAGTTCTGGTAACATTCTTAACTGTCGGGTAGTTTCAAAACCATCCATCTTCGGCATGATTAAATCCATAAAAATGAGATCGGGTTGAAATTCCCGTGCTTTGGCAAAACCTTCTATGCCGTCGCTTGCTTCCATTACTTCAAACCCTAAAGGCTGCAACAGATTAACCAAAACAGAACAATTTTCCCATTGATCATCTATAACCAACACTTTTCGTTTTGAGCCTCGAAACCCAATAATATTGCGTTTTCCCTGTTTGAACTGCTTATTTTTGTGATTTACTTCAGGCAAATCTAGCTCAAACCAAAAAACACTACCTTGACCAAGAGTGCTTTTTACCTGTAGTTTACCGCCCATCATTTGGATTAATTGACGACTAATTGCTAATCCCAATCCTGTACCTTCTGTGGTGCGACTTTGTTCGCCTACCTGTTGGAAGGGCAAAAAGATTGCTTCTAATTGGTCTGCTGCTATACCTATGCCTGTATCTTTGACCTCAAACCTAAGTTTTCCGTCATGATTGCCTACTTTAAAAGTGACACTACCCCGGTCGGTAAATTTCACTGCATTAGCTAGTAAATTCAGCAAAACTTGTCGTAATCTTTTTTCATCAGCATGAATAAAAGTAGGCAATGTTGAAAGCGGTTCGTAGCTCAAAATAATCCCTTTTTGTTCGGCACGAAGACGACAAATTTCAATCAGACCTGCCAAAAATGGGGGAAAATAAAAATCACTGGGATGAAGTTCCATCTTCTGGGCTTCGATTTTGGAGAGGTCTAAAATATCGTTAATCAGGGTGAGCAAGTGTTCGCCACAACGATGAATGATAGCCAAACCATTCTGTTGTTGCTCGGTCAAAGTTTTTTCTTTTTTGAGTATTTGAGTATAACCCAAAACCCCGTTGAGAGGAGTTCGGAGTTCATGACTCATGTTTGCCAGAAATTGGCTTTTCGCTCGGTTAGCTGCTTCGGCTGCTTCTTCTGCTCTTTGCCTTTCCCGTATTTCCTGTTGCAGATGCTGATTGTTTTCCTGCAATTGAAGTGTCCGTTCTTCTACTTTCGCTTCCAAAGTAAGATTAACCTCTTCTAAAGAAGCATAAAGACGTGCATTCTCAATTGCGATCGCTGCCTGAGAAGAGAGTAATTGAAGAACCTCTAACCGTTCTTGGGTAAAAGCTCGCTCCGTCAAATTATTTTCTAGATAAAGTATCCCAGTGAGTTTACCTTGATGCAAAATTGGCAGACAGAGGATCGACTTGGGTTGATGGCGAATGATGTACTGATCAAAATTGAAAGTTTCTTCATTAAAGGCATGATTGAGAACAATCACCTGATGGGTTCTGGCAACATAATTAACTATCGAGGTGGGATAAGTGCAAGCTAATTTCTGTTCTTGCCTGGTTGCCGTAATTTTAGGCTGGTGGATCTGGACACTATCACTCTTAAAAGCTCCAAAGGCTTCAATTTGTAACTCTCCTGCCTTTTCTAGTAACAAGATTCCTGTTTCGGCACCTGCATTTTCAAGTACGATCTGGATTAACTTCGTCAGCAGTTTATCCAAAACAATTTCGCTCGAAAGCACAGCAGACGCTTTCATAATAGTTGTAAAATCTAGAGTTTCAGAGTGATTGCCACTGCTAGAACTCGAAGTTGTTGTTTTTGGAGAGCTTAAATTTTCTGGCTGCTGTACCCAAGCAAAAATATCGGGATAGCGTGTTTCAATACTTCTGACTTTGGCAGTTGCACCCCAACGTACATAAGCATAGTAAGCCTCTCTTAAATACTCCTTAGCAAATCTATCCTTGCCGAAGAAAAAATAAAATTCTGCTGCGAGTTCTGCTGCTAAAGCCTCTTCTTGGAGATAGCCTTGCTCTCTAGCGATCGCGATCGCATTGTCATAATACTCCATTGCCTGCCAATATTGTCCTAATACTCGCGCTTTCTCTGCTTCTACCAGTTCATACTTATGCTGAAAATTCATTGGGGCATTGTCTGCCCATTTTCGCATTTTTTCCTGATTATTCGTTACTCTCTTTAAAAAATATTCTTGTTGTGAGTTTGGTATAGATGGATATATAGCTAGGTGTGCTAAAGAATCGTAGAAATGGAACAATGGCACAGCTAGCCACCCTCTTACTCCATCTAAGTACTGTTCGGCTTTGATTGAATTTTCAACAGCTTGAGCAAATTCACCAAATAGGTAGCATAAAATTAATTTGTTGAGAAATACATAGTGAACTAGCGTTCGCTCATTTGCTTGGATATGCAGTGGCAATAATTGCTCTTCATTATAAGCTTCACCAATTAAAAGGTAATTACTTTCACTATTTCCTATTAAATTTAAAACTACTTGATGAAATATTTGATTCCACTTTAAAGCAGTTTCTTGATTAATTTGAGCGATTACCTTACTAAATCTAGCCATTTCCTGTTCCAGGCTTTTTAACTCCGAACCGCTCCAATATAGATATTGACATTTATGACTTGCTGAATAGCCAGTATGGGCTAAATCTCCATTTTCTAGTCCACTAAAGTAAGCATCTTCCAAAAGTGGTAATGTTTCTCTAACATGATGTTTCCAATGTATGATAAATGTTGCAACTTTAAATAGTGTCTGGCATTTAGCCTCACGGGCATCTAACCGGTCTAATAGTTTTAAAGCCAATTGTCCGAATTTATAAGCAGCTTCAAAATCTTGTAACAACCCACTGAAAACTATTCCATAATCAGCAAAGCCACTAGCTGATAAAGAAGTATTGCCATATTTAATAAATAAATTTACTTCCTGGCAAGCCATGAGAATAAATAATCCAGGTGCAGATTGATAGGCAGCAGGAATTAAACTTGTTATGAGCCGAAGAGCTGCTAGCTTGTTGACATTTTCCATTGAAGGAAGATTAATTAAATTTTCTATTCCTTTGTTTGCCAAATTTGCTGTTGTTTCCTCAATAGCTTGCTCAATATCTAACGGAGTAGGTGATTCAATTAGTTTTACTCCCAGAATTTTTAGGACTTGCAATCCCAGCCTTACCGCTTCAAGTAATTTTCTTTGAACTTCACGAGCTTTGATTTGTATTTCATAAACTTTCACTTTGTCTAGCATTGTTTTGGCTTGTTGCAACACTACCTCAGCTAACTGCTCCATTTGCTCAAAATCACCGCTAAGAAATCCCACTTCCACTGATTCCTGATGTAGAGCTAATGCCAATTCATATTGTTGATGCCAACTAGAAGTAACCAACAAACTCAAACCTATCTTAAGAAAATGAATCGCAGATTCATACGCCGTCGCTGCTTTTGCTTTCCGACCTGCTATAAGATTGAGTTCAGCTAGCTCATCTTTTTCCGACTCCAAAGTAAGGATGCTAATTCCGTAATTCAGTTGGTTAACTAAAGCAAAAATATTTTCTTCTCTTTCTTCAAGAGAAGTGTTTTTTAATAGTAATTGACCGATTTTGAGATGAGTTGTTTTTTTCTGTGAATCTGGAATGAGAGAATAAGCTGCTTGCTGAACTCGGTCATGTAAAAATTTATAAGTAATAGTCAGTTGTTCTTGATTATTTGTTATTAATTTATGGTGCTGATTATTAATAACTAAAGGAATTTTGTAAAATTCGTCTAAAGGTAAAACTAAACCAGACAGTAAAGATTCCCACAACTCATCTGCTGTTTCTGATAAAGATTTTTGATTGACAATACTTAAAACATCTAAAGTAAATTTATTGCCAATACAAGCTGCTAACTTTAAAATATTTTGCGTTTTTGAGGACAGCTTCTGAATTTGATTGACCATTAAATCAACGACGTTATCAGTGATTTGAATGTCTTTAAGTTGTTCGATCTGCCACTGCCAACAGCCTGCTTGAAAATTAAATTTTAAAAAGTTTTCTTGATAGAGAGATTTAAGTAACTGAGTTAAGAAGAAGGGATTGCCCCGAGTTTTATTTAATACTAATTCGGCTAAAGAACGTGACTTTTTTGGAGTAGTATGGAGAGTATCACTTACTAATTGATTGATCTGCTCGATTTGCAAAGGCTGAAGAATAATATTGTTGACAACAACACCAGCTTTTTGAATTTTTGCTAAACTTGACCTCAAAGGATGAGTTGCATTCACTTCGTTATCTCTATACGCACCAATTATTAATAAATATTGGCTTTTTAAATTACTAAGTAGTAATTGAATTAGGGTGAGAGATGCAGAATCTGACCATTGCAAGTCATCTAGAAAAATTACTAAGGGATGCTCTGGTTGACAAAATACTTGAATAAATTGTTGAAATACTCGATTAAATCTATTTCGAGTTTCAGTTGCTCCTAAAAGCGGTAGGGGGGGTTGAGAACCAATAATCAGTTCAATTTCGGGAATAACATCAATAACAATCTGACCGTTAGTGCCAAGAGCTTCTAAAATTTTTGCTTGCCAAATTACTATTTTTTCCTGACTTTCTGTTAATAATTGCCTGATTAATTCTTGAAAAGCTTGAATAAAAGGCGCATAAGGAATATTTCGTTTAAATTGGTCAAACTTCCCAGTAATAAAATATCCTCGCTGGCGTACAATCGGTTTATGAACTTCATTGACTAAAGAAGATTTACCAATTCCTGAATAACCACTCACTAAGATCATTTCAGTCGCACCAAGCGTCACACGCTCAAAAGTATTGATTAAGCTAGCAACTTCTTTTTCGCGACCATAAAGTTTTTGGCTAATGATAAATTGACTATATTGATCGAGTTTTCCCACCACAAAATTGTCAATTTTTCCAGTCGTTTGTAACTTGTTTAAACACGTTTCCAAATCAGCTTTTAATCCCAAAGCATTTTGATATCTTTCTTCAGACGTTTTGCTGAATAATTTCATCACAATATTTGAAACTACTTGGGGAATTTGCTGATTAATTTCTTTTGGCGATCGAGGAGTTTGAGCAATATGACAATGAATTAATTCCAAAGCATCTGTAGCGGTAAAAGGTAAATGACCAGTCAGCATTTCATAAAAAGTAATACCTAAAGAGTAAAAATCAGTTCGATAATCAATTGAACGATTCATTCTCCCAGTTTGTTCTGGAGACATATAAGCAAGAGAACCTTCAAATAAATCAGGATTACTAATAGTTTGCTCTTCTTTAGATAAACGTGATGAAATACTAAAATCTATAATTTCAATTCGATCTTTTTGAAGATTAATCAGAATATTTTGGGGTTTAATATCTTTATGAATAATATTGTTTTGATGTAACTGAGCCAGAATCGACGCAAGTTGAATTGCAATTTGTAAAAAATTTTCTAATTTAAAACTTGCTGAAGCGAGTGCTTTTTTGAGAGTTTCTCCCCCAAAATCTGATAAAATCAATGCCAAACCATTTTGATAATTTTCTAAAGCTAGAGGTTTAACAACCCCTTCTATAGTCAAAGATTGAAGTATTTGATATTCGTGTCTCAAGCGAGCGAGTTCTTCTATGGGAGGATACTCAGTTTTGAGAGTTTTGATAATGACCGACGTTGAATCCGACTCTTTCAAAGCACGGTAGACAAGGGTTTTATTATTCTCGTAAAGAACTTCAATGAGATTGTATCCAGTAACGATTGTATTCATGTTGGTTGTCTTGCGCTCTTGTTCAATCTTATCGAGGCTGCAATCAGAGTCAAAATCGGTGACGAATACAAATCTCTATTGATGAGGTTGAGCCAACAACTCTGCAATAGCTTGTAATAATTGGTTCGACACAACCGGTTTAGCAAGATGCTTCTGATACCCAGCAGCTAATGCTTGTTGTTGATCTATTTCCCCAGCATAAGCAGTTAAAGCGATCGCAGGAAGGTTTCCTCCTAACTCTGGTGGCAGGGAACGAATTTGACTGAGCAACATATAACCATCTATTTCTGGCATTCCGATATCACTGATTAGCAAATCTGGTTTGGTTTGGCTGATAAATTGTAGAGCTTCTTTTGCCGAAGCTACTGCGATCGCTTGCGCGCCAAGTTCTTGAAGCATTACACAGAGCAATTCTCGGCTATCAAGTTCATCATCGACAATTAATATTTTAAATCCATTCAGACGAAGCAAAACTTCTGATTCTAGAGCCTTGGCTTTCTGAGGGCTTGCCGATCCCATTAACGGTAATTGCACTGTAAAAGTTGTTCCTTGTTCCTCACCTGGACTATCTACTTTAATTAAACCTCCATGAGCCTCAACTAAATAGCGACAAATAGCTAGTCCCAACCCCAACCCACCAAACTTTCTTGTTGTCGCGCTATCCGCTTGGCGAAAGTAATCAAAGACATAAGGCAAAAAGTCGGGAGAAATGCCTTTACCTGTGTCGGTAACAGTAATTTGAGCGTAATTTGTTCTTGTTTGGTTCTCTCCTGGTAATGACACGCGATCGCTGAATAAGCCCAGCTTAACTTCAACTCGTCCACCTACGGGAGTAAATTTAATTGCATTGGTAAGCAAATTCCAAAGGACTTGCTGTAAACGAGTCGCATCTCCCAAAATCTCTCCTACCGAAGCATCCAGTTTGGTTTGAAATTCAATTGATTTAGCTTGTGCTGCCAAACGTACCGTTTCGATAGCTCCTTCAATCGTCGAGACTAAGTTAACTGGTGTTTGATTGAGACTTAGTTTCCCTGTCAAAATGCGTGAAACGTCGAGTAAGTCTTCAATGAGTTGGGTTTGTAACTTAGCATTACGCTCAATGATTTCGAGTCCACGGGTGAAGGTTTGTTCGTCCCATTGACGAGTGCGGAGTAGGTTAGACCAGCCCACGATAGGATTGAGGGGGGTACGCAGTTCGTGAGACAAGACAGCTAAAAATTCATCTTTGATCCGATTTGCCTTTTCTGCTTCTGCACGGGCAGCTTGCTCTTGCTGGAGTAAATG includes these proteins:
- a CDS encoding multi-sensor hybrid histidine kinase — encoded protein: MSNTTSDQSVILIVDDTPTNLEILLDLLENSGFKVVVSEEGESAIEMAEYAPPDLILLDILMPEMDGFETCRRLKMKQATQDIPIIFMTALSDRMDRVKGLNLGAVDYITKPLEHEEVLARVNIHLRLQNLTKRLTEQNTHLQQEIEKRKQAQEEREQAFKALQQSEARFRRLVESNIIGIICSNLKGKITEANDAFLKMVGYDRTALQVGSLRWDEMTPSEYKHLDRAAINQLLNSGICNPFEKEFICQDGSRIPVMIGSALLEGSQNAVSFVLDLSEHKQAQQKIFQQAALLDITTDAILVRDLNNKIRFWNKGAERLYGWKASEAIGKNANDLLYRNQAIIKQIPEIYASLTETGSWQNELHQVTKSGQEIIVSSRWTLVRDDEGQPTALLVVNTDITEKKQLEMQFFRAQRLESLGTLASGIAHDFNNILTPMLAVSQLLPLKIPDLDEQSKNLLKILETSARRGAALVKQILSFAREEEGRKHRVQVRHLLSEVGQIAQQTFPKSIEVIKDVPSQNLWTVWADATQLHQVLMNLCINARDAMPNGGTLTIAAENLFLDEHYAKIDLDAQVGSYIVISIVDTGTGIRPEILERIFEPFFTTKELGQGTGLGLSTVLGIIKSHGGFLKVYSELGKGTQFKVYLPATEEPQPQQTENLNLAKGHGELILVVDDELAIREITKTLLKKYNYNVLTAKDGIEAIALYAQHQDQIAVVLMDMMMPSMDGSTTIHALRKINPGLKIIVTSGLASNEKLGEDADAGITSFLPKPYTAKDLLDSLEKLI
- a CDS encoding ATP-binding region ATPase domain protein, translated to MNTIVTGYNLIEVLYENNKTLVYRALKESDSTSVIIKTLKTEYPPIEELARLRHEYQILQSLTIEGVVKPLALENYQNGLALILSDFGGETLKKALASASFKLENFLQIAIQLASILAQLHQNNIIHKDIKPQNILINLQKDRIEIIDFSISSRLSKEEQTISNPDLFEGSLAYMSPEQTGRMNRSIDYRTDFYSLGITFYEMLTGHLPFTATDALELIHCHIAQTPRSPKEINQQIPQVVSNIVMKLFSKTSEERYQNALGLKADLETCLNKLQTTGKIDNFVVGKLDQYSQFIISQKLYGREKEVASLINTFERVTLGATEMILVSGYSGIGKSSLVNEVHKPIVRQRGYFITGKFDQFKRNIPYAPFIQAFQELIRQLLTESQEKIVIWQAKILEALGTNGQIVIDVIPEIELIIGSQPPLPLLGATETRNRFNRVFQQFIQVFCQPEHPLVIFLDDLQWSDSASLTLIQLLLSNLKSQYLLIIGAYRDNEVNATHPLRSSLAKIQKAGVVVNNIILQPLQIEQINQLVSDTLHTTPKKSRSLAELVLNKTRGNPFFLTQLLKSLYQENFLKFNFQAGCWQWQIEQLKDIQITDNVVDLMVNQIQKLSSKTQNILKLAACIGNKFTLDVLSIVNQKSLSETADELWESLLSGLVLPLDEFYKIPLVINNQHHKLITNNQEQLTITYKFLHDRVQQAAYSLIPDSQKKTTHLKIGQLLLKNTSLEEREENIFALVNQLNYGISILTLESEKDELAELNLIAGRKAKAATAYESAIHFLKIGLSLLVTSSWHQQYELALALHQESVEVGFLSGDFEQMEQLAEVVLQQAKTMLDKVKVYEIQIKAREVQRKLLEAVRLGLQVLKILGVKLIESPTPLDIEQAIEETTANLANKGIENLINLPSMENVNKLAALRLITSLIPAAYQSAPGLFILMACQEVNLFIKYGNTSLSASGFADYGIVFSGLLQDFEAAYKFGQLALKLLDRLDAREAKCQTLFKVATFIIHWKHHVRETLPLLEDAYFSGLENGDLAHTGYSASHKCQYLYWSGSELKSLEQEMARFSKVIAQINQETALKWNQIFHQVVLNLIGNSESNYLLIGEAYNEEQLLPLHIQANERTLVHYVFLNKLILCYLFGEFAQAVENSIKAEQYLDGVRGWLAVPLFHFYDSLAHLAIYPSIPNSQQEYFLKRVTNNQEKMRKWADNAPMNFQHKYELVEAEKARVLGQYWQAMEYYDNAIAIAREQGYLQEEALAAELAAEFYFFFGKDRFAKEYLREAYYAYVRWGATAKVRSIETRYPDIFAWVQQPENLSSPKTTTSSSSSGNHSETLDFTTIMKASAVLSSEIVLDKLLTKLIQIVLENAGAETGILLLEKAGELQIEAFGAFKSDSVQIHQPKITATRQEQKLACTYPTSIVNYVARTHQVIVLNHAFNEETFNFDQYIIRHQPKSILCLPILHQGKLTGILYLENNLTERAFTQERLEVLQLLSSQAAIAIENARLYASLEEVNLTLEAKVEERTLQLQENNQHLQQEIRERQRAEEAAEAANRAKSQFLANMSHELRTPLNGVLGYTQILKKEKTLTEQQQNGLAIIHRCGEHLLTLINDILDLSKIEAQKMELHPSDFYFPPFLAGLIEICRLRAEQKGIILSYEPLSTLPTFIHADEKRLRQVLLNLLANAVKFTDRGSVTFKVGNHDGKLRFEVKDTGIGIAADQLEAIFLPFQQVGEQSRTTEGTGLGLAISRQLIQMMGGKLQVKSTLGQGSVFWFELDLPEVNHKNKQFKQGKRNIIGFRGSKRKVLVIDDQWENCSVLVNLLQPLGFEVMEASDGIEGFAKAREFQPDLIFMDLIMPKMDGFETTRQLRMLPELADLAIVAISASVLNFDRKQSLAVGCNDFLPKPFWEEELLEKLQIYLGLEWIYEDEEQDRENKHKEKEILASDVTTFPIPSTEEIAVLLDLAMRGDLRGIITRVNQLEELDRQWMPFATHIRKLAKDFKGKQIREFLKQL